In Melospiza melodia melodia isolate bMelMel2 chromosome 30, bMelMel2.pri, whole genome shotgun sequence, the DNA window gtccctgtgtccctgccctgccagcagctggcagAGGGCCGGGGGCAGTGCTGAGTGGTGTTGCTGGGTGTTTGTTGCTGCAGCTCTTGGCTCTGTTTCGCTTTctggtgctgctcctgggctACGCCGTGCTGCGCCTGCGCCACTGGTGGGTCATCGCGGTAAGGAGCCAGCCCAGCCTCTCCTCTGGGGGTTTCTCCCTCCCCTCCTTGGCTTCTCAGCCATCTGAGCTCTGTCCACTTCCATTTTCAGGTCACCACACTGGTGTCCAGTGCCTTCCTGATTGTCAAGGTCATCCTCTCCGAGGTTGGTTTCCCTGGAAGTCGCTTTGTGGTTTCTCAGTGATGTTTTATTCCCTGTTTGGGTCATTCCCCGGGTTTTCTGTTCTTTTCACACAGCTTCTGACCAAAGGGGCCTTTGGGTATTTACTTCCCATTGTCTCATTTGTCATTGCTTGGCTGGAGACCTGGTTCCTGGATTTTAAAGTCCTTACTCAGGAAGCAGAAGAGGAACGATGTGAGTATTTTTGCTCCTCTCTGGTAAGAGTTGGGCAAATCCAACCAGGCCTGTTCTGGCAGCACCTTGATCTGACATTTCTGGGAAAGGCTGGCTGGGATGGGAAGAGCCTGACTCAGATCTGTTATGGTCAACAAGTCCCTTCAGGGGTAGAAAATACCAGATTATAAAAAGCATCTTTTAATTGAGGGGAGAAAAATGTGCCAGATTTCCCAATGGCTGAATCCTGCAGCCAGACGTGCTGGAGAaaaagtgtttggaaaacagggaGGCAAATGCCAGGCAGAGTGTTGGACTCCCTGTCCCTGATATCTGTGTTTGGATCTGGCTGGAGCCCTTTCCAGAGGGGGCTGCTGGAGTCCCAGACACATTCTGTGGCACGGGGTGAATGATGGGCTGTGAAATTCTGTGGTCTCTGAGGTCACACCGAGCAGAGATTGGGGCTGACCTCATGCTTCACACATCACCCTGTGGCTTCCAGGGTCCTTCTAGGGAGCTTTGTCCCTCTCCCAGGAGTCACTGGCTGGGAAGTGACACCAAACTGTAGAGGGACAGCATTTGTCAGGCTGGGCTCAATCAGAAGTGCTCTGACTGGAAAGCACCAGAGGATGTTTGGGTCTTGCAAGGAGGCTTTAAATTGAAAAATGATCAAGTGTTTAATGCCTCTATTGGATTAGGCTCAGGTTCCAAATTGCTTCCAGGGGAAGCTCTTATTTAATTAGATGCTTAATCGCCTTTGGATTATTTGACAGGCAGAAGAGCCCATTGATCTCCGGGGCAGATAAAACATCTCAGACAAAAGCTGAGGCAACAGGAGCTGAGGCTGGCTGCTGTCAGTGGGAAAAACACGAGGgtgttttggcagggctggggtccCACAGCCTGCCAGGTGTTCAATCCTTGTGCTCCCATCCCCAGGGTTCctggcagcccaggctgcagcctcGAGGCCTCTGCTGTACCCCAGAGCCCTCTCCGAGGGACAGTTCTACTCCCCACCCGAGTCCTTTGCAGGTAAGGTCACCTGTGCCATCACCTCACTCCCCAAGCTCATCCCACCATGGAATTCCTCATCTCCATCATCTCTGTGCAGAGCTCTGCCTCGTTACCCCAACCTTGACACTGAAAAACAGGATCCCCTCTCCtctctgtgcctgcccctgggcaggggtggcactgccacgCTCTCCACGTGGCACCTTCTTATTGCTACTGCCCTcatccctgccagcctggggagctggAGCTTTGTGTGGGCTTGGATTAAATGCTCTGAGCTGTGTGCTTGGAAATGCTGCCCTGGGGTGGGGatcagggctggtggcactggagaGCTCCTGGCGTGGCAGGGGGACATCTCAGTGGGATTGTCCTGCTGTGCCTGACACCTGGCATGAGCTCAGCCCTCTGCAATAGCTGTCCCAGTGTAGCTGATACCCAGGATGAGCCCAGTTCTCTGCAATAGTTGTCCCAGTGTAGCTGACCCCTGGGATGAGCTCAGCCCTCTGGAACACTTTTCCTGGTGTAAATGACACCCAGGATGAGCTCAGCCCTCtggaacatttttatttttcccagtgTAGCTGACAGCCAGGATGAGCCCAGCTCTCCAGAGCAGTTGTCCCAGTGTAGCTGACACCTGGGGTGAGCTCAGCCCTCTGGAATACTTGTTTTGGTGTAGCTGACACCCAGGACAAGCTCAGCTCTCTGGAACACTTTTCCCAGTGTAGCTGACACCCAGGATGAGCCCAGTTCTCTGGACTAGATGTCCCAGTGTAGCTGACACAGGGATGAGCTCAGCCCTCTAGAATAGTTGTCCTGACATCCAGGACAAGCTCAGCTCTCTAAAACCAGTGTGGCTGACACTTTGGATGAGCCCAGCACTCTGGAACACTTTTCCTGGTGTAGCTGACACTTTGGATGAGCTCAGCCCTCTGGAATACTTTTCCTGGTGTAGCTGACACCCAGGATGAGCTCAGCCCTCTGGAGCAGTTGTCCCAGTGTAGGTGACACTTGGGATGAGCCCAGCTCTCTGGAACACTTTTCCTGGTGTAGCTGACACTTTGGATGAGCTCAGCCCTCTGGAATACTTTTCCTGGTGTAGCTGACACCCAGGGTGAGCTCAGCCCTCTGGAACACTTTTCCTGGTGTAGCTGACACTTGGGATGAGCCCAACTCTCTGGAACACTTTTCCTGGTGCAGCTGACACCCAGGATGAGCTCAGTCCTCTGGAACACTTTTCCTGGTGTAGCTGACACTTGGGATGAGCTCAGCCCTCTGGAACACTTTTCCTGGTGTAGCTGACACTTGGGATGAGCCCAACTCTCTGGAACACTTTTCCTGGTGCAGCTGACACCCAGGATGAGCTCAGCCCTCTGGAGCAGTTGTCCCAGTGTAGGTGACACCCAGGATGAGCTCAGCCCTTTGGAGCAGTTGTCCCAGTGTAGGTGACACTTGGGATGAGCCCAACTCTCTGGAACAATTTTCCTGGTGTAGCTGACACTTGGGATGAGCTCAGCCCTCTGGAACACTTTTCCTGGTGTAGCTGACACTTGGGATGAGCCCAACTCTCTGGAACACTTTTCCTGGTGTAGCTGACACCCAGGATGAGCTCAGCCCTCTGGAGCAGTTGTCCCAGTGTAGGTGACACTTGGGATGAGCCCAGCTCTCTGGAACACTTTTCCTGGTGTAGCTGACACTTTGGATGAGCCCAACTCTCTGGAACACTTTTCCTGGTGTAGCTGACACTTTGGATGAGCTCAGCCCTCTGGAATACTTTTCCTGGTGTAGCTGACACTTGGGATGAGCCCAACTCTCTGGAACACTTTTCCTGGTGTAGCTGACACTTGGGATGAGCCCAACTCTCTGGAACACTTTTCCTGGTGCAGCTGACACCCAGGATGAGCTCAGTCCTCTGGAGCAGTTGTCCCAGTGTAGGTGACACCCAGGATGAGCCCAGCCCTCTGCTGAGCCAAGCAGGGAGACAGGGAGTCATCCTCACTGAGAGCCCTTCCTGCTGCATGAGGGATCACCAAAAGGGAGGGAGGTGGTACCTGTGGGGTGTTCATTAACTCTTGAGTTAATTGGTGCTTCCCCTTAGGCTCAGACAACGAGTCTGATGAGGAAGGTGTGGGGAGGAAGGCCTTGACAACTCAGGTAAACAGGGCCTGGCCCTGCCctcagctccagctgatctgGGGGGACCCAGGAGGGGTCATCTGAGCCCCCCAGCTTTATCCCCCTTCTCCAGGGCTGTGTGTTCTCCCTGCAGCATCCCACAGGGATCTGTTCTGTCTGtcccttccccttctccctccctccctcccttatCCTTTGGTCACGTTCTGGGATGGGCATCACCTCACCTGTCCCCTTGGCTTGAGGTCTTGCCCCAAAAcctggctgggcacagaggtTTTGTGCCCTTTTCCAAGAGATCCTGCTCCTGTTGTGGCTCTCCAGGAAGGAAGCTGCACATCCCAGAGCCCTTTTCCTGCTGGAAACCTTCCTGTAAGGCAGGAGCCATCGGGAGCAGCTGGTGTGTGGATCCCAGCCAGGGCGGGGAGCGTGACTTGGAGCTCCAAAATGAGGCCTCTGTGACCCAAATTAAGAGATTTCTGATCCCCTTTccctctgccagccctgggagGGGGGGAGCAGCCTCACACACGCACACTCCTCAAGCTTCCTGCACGCCCAGCTAATGAAATCTAAAGGTaaaatcctctttttttccctcaggaaaaggaATATGTCCGACAAGGCAAAGAGGCCATGGAGGTTGTGGACCAAATCCTTGCTCAGGAGGAGAACTGGAAGTTTGAGAAAAACAATGcaagtgtggtttttttttttcctccccagctGGCAGAGGGCATGGATGGCTTAGCAAAAACCAGGACAAACGAGGCTTTGGAAACCTCCTTGTGCCATGAAAAATTAACAAGCGTTACAATTACCTGATTGAATTAGGAATCTATTCCAGTTCAGTTCAATGTAAAATCCCCCTCTTATTTAATTAGACCTTTAATTGCCTTGCAGTTTGACAGGAGAGGGCCTTTCCCTCCTCCCTCTGTCCGGAGGGTGGGCAGGGGTAGCCAGGTCACCTTTGGGATGCAGAGCAGGGGAATGTTGGTCCTAAAGCTCAAATCCTGCCCTTGTTCCATGACCAGGTGCCTTTGAGCCTGTTGGGGCCCCAAACTGGAATCTTTTGAGCCTGCTGAGGGCCCAAACTGGAGATTTGACCCATGTGGGGCACTCCAAAGCCACTGGTGTCCCCCTTCccctcacctggaacctgcagtGTAAACTTGGGATGTGGCTCTGCCTACTCCAGACTTTTCTGGGGTGCACAGAGCTCTTTTTTCTCCCTGAAGAGTGAGAGAAACAGGAAGGGTTTGCCCCCCAAACCCAACCTTGTTTCACAAGGTTCAGAGACAACTGGGGGGGGTGTGAATCCTGCAAACTGCTGTCTCATCTGGTGTTTCAAATTCCCCTGTCAAGTGATCCTTTGTCTGATGCCAAACTAGCTGGgcagattgttttctttttccaaaggGGGATGGATTTAAATAGACTAATCAGAGTTTAACACAGGGCTAACGATGAAAGGTTTTCAtctgcccagcccctccagggagGCTCCTCTCAGCCATAGGTAacaccagcagctctggcagcaaaACCCCTTTTGCACCCCAGTGCTGCTACAAAGAGAATGTGACCTTGACGTGGGGTTTGCAGCCTGGCACGGGGTGGATTCTTTTTCTGTCTCATCCCTGCTGCCTCTCTGGATATTGTTTTGTTGATGGAAATTTAGGCACGGCCAAGTGAAATGTGCCCGGGGCGGTTTCTGCGCTGAGGTCGCTGCTTGgtgtggggagcagggggtgacaGGAGCCTCAAACTTCACCCTAAATAGAAACAATCCCTTTTTACTGATAAAAACCACAACTTTCTCATCTCTTGCACAGGACTTTGGTGATGTTGTTTACACTTTTGAAATCCCTTTCCACGGCAAGACCTTTATTTTAAAGGTAAGAACATCCTCGGGCCCATTCCTTGCTCTCTTTGGCACGGGGGaagaggcagagctcagctttcAGCACAGCTCAGGCTGCAGAACACGCTCCCTGTGCTTGAGACAGATGAACAGCGCTGGGGAATCTCTCCAGGAAAACCCCTTGGCCAGCAGACAAACTCCCCAGTAAATACCCAAGGCCCCAGACTGCACTGGTAGAATCGGGAGCAGGTGACTGCAAGAGTCGCTTCCAACCTCAGCATCTCGGACTAATCTGACCAAGGAGGCTAATTGGAACTAATTGCCAGCAAGGCCAGGGCTGAGtgtgcctctgctgctgcctggcactgggcagagcagctcagaagtGCCTTGCTCTGTGCCCTCTCCCAGGCTGGAGTGCCTTGGCTGGGAACCACGTTTTAATGAAGCGTCGGTGCTGCCGTGGCTTTTCTTTGTTCCAGTGCATATGTTGCCTcgctggcaggagctgccagtggagcagctctgtgctcaccagCAAAAGCTGGATGGTCCCACTTTGCTGCATGAACTGTTTGCCTCTGAAGATCCCCTGCTCCCGTGGGGATTGACTGGGGGGGAATGGAATGGATGCTGTGCGTGCTGGAGCTTGGAATggcttgagggaaaaaaaaacaaaacagtcaAAAATGGAACTTCTTGAAGCAATGGTGCATGGGGAGCTGCTGAGGGTGGGAGAGGGGCAGACAGACAGGCAGAGCTCAGTGGCTCCCAAATCCCGAGGTCTGTGTGTCCTCTCTGACCTCACGTGTGCtcccctgggagctctgggacagaGAGGTGACAGCCAGGGCTCTGCATgcaggggagccaggctgccctcACCCCTCCCCTCACCTGTATTCCCACTTGTCCTTTGTGTTTTACCCTGTTCTCCTTAAAATTAACCCCCCCaaggggagcagaggggctggctgACTGCTCTGGCTGTGTCCTCAGGCTTTCCTGCAGTGCTCCCCTGAAATGGTTTACCAGGAGGTGATTCTGCAGCCCGAGAAGATGATCCTGTGGAACAGAACAGTGGCAGCTTGCCAGGTGAGCGTGCTGGACAAAGATGGCTTAATCACAGGAGCTCCTTGGAGCGTTGAGAGCTGGAGCTTCCCcttccagcacaggctgctggcagggctggagccgggCTGGATCCCAGGCACCGAGGCGTTAAATCTGCGCCGCTCATCCGTGCGCTCCAGCCGGCTGCACGCCTGGGCCCGGCCAAGAGCCCGAGaggtgggcagggacaggggccagGACTGAGCCAGACCTGCTGGGGAGGGGGTCTGAGCCTTGTggaaggagctggaggtgacgcCTGTGCCCCCCAAAAACTCAGGAGATGAACCCGCGCACAAACCACTCATTGCCCTCTGGCCTGAAAGATCGGTGCTTGGAGGCACAGTCTGAGCAAATCTCCCTTCTTTTGAGAGAGGTgagcggggacaggggacaggggccaGGGCTGAGCCAGACCTGCTGGGAAGGGGTTTGAGCCTTGTggaaggagctggaggtgacacctgtgcCCCCCAAAACCTCAGGAGATGAACCCGCGCACAAACTGCGCATCACACTCCGGCCCAAAAGATCGGTGCTGATTTATGTGTGGGGCTGTGGCCTCTTGGTGTGCAGGCTGGGAGGCACAATGTGAGCAAATCTCCCTTCTTTTGAGAgaggtgagcagggacaggggacaggggccagggctgagccagacctgctggggacaggggggtcTGAGCCTTGTggaaggagctggaggtgacacctgtgcCCCCCAAAACCTCAGGAGATGAACCCGCGCACAAACCACTCATTGCCCTCTGGCCTGAAAGATCGGTGCTTGGAGGCACAATGTGAGCAAATCTCCCTTCTTTTGAGAgaggtgagcagggacaggggataGGGGCCAGGGCTGAGCCAGACCTGCTGGGAAGGGGTTTGAGCCTTGTggaaggagctggaggtgacacctgtgcCCCCCAAAACCTCAGGAGATGAACCCGCGCACAAACCACTCATTGCCCTCTGCCCCGAAAGATCGGTGCTTGGAGGCACAATGTGAGCAAATCTCCCTTCTTTTGAGAgaggtgagcagggacaggggccaGGGCTGAGCCAGACCTGCTCGGGGGGATTTTGAGCCTCATggagaggagctggaggtgacacctgtgcCCCCCAAAAACTCGGGAGATGAACCCGCACACAAACCGTGCATCACACTCCGGCCCAAAAGGTCGGTGCTGATTTATGTGAGGGGCTGTGGCCTCTTGGTGTGCAGGCTAGGAGGCACAATGTGAGCAAATCTCCCTTCTTTTGAGGGAGGTGAGCAGGGACGGGGCCAGGGCTGAGCCAGACCTGCTGAGGGGGTCTGAGCCTTGTGGAGTGGAACTCAGGAGATGAACCCACACACGTACCGCTCATCGCCTTCTGCCCCTAAAGATCTGATCCTGGTGCTGATTTATGTGAGGGGCTGTATCCTCTTGGTGTGCAGGCTTGGAGACTCAATCTCAGCAAATCTCCCTTCTTTTGATTTATTTCCCCTGCCCTTCCCCAGATCTTGCAGCGGGTTGAGGACAACACGATCGTCTCGTACGACGTGGCGGCCGGAGCTGCTGGCGGGGTGGTGTCCCCAAGGTCAGTTCATCCCACACTGCCCCTAGACACCCCCAAAACCACGAGGAGACCCCTCTGGGaatgctctgagctgctgggtcaCCGTGGTAGGGCTGGTTGGCTGTGCAGGTAACGCTCCCAAGGGTGGACAGCCCCTGAAATTTCCTCCTGGCACGATTCTCCGAGCTCCAAACCTCGCTCAGTCGGGCTCCCAGATATCTTGGCTGTGCCTCCCTGTGTtgacacagccctgccacagcctcTCCCAGCAGTCCAAAGAGAGGGATCTGCCCCCCCTCCACATCCCTGGTGTGTTTTTAAGGCCTCTCTTTGCTCAGGGATTTCGTGAACGTGCGTCGGATCGAGAGGAGGAGGGACAGGTACGTGTCCTCAGGGATGTCGACCACGCACAGCCTGAAGCCTCCGCTCTCCAAGTACGTCAGGTGAGAGGCAGGTGCTGCTTTTTCAGCTGGGATCACGCATTTCTCCAGAGCTCCAAGCTTCACTGCAAGCCCTGCTGCCTCGCTGGCAGGATTTGCAGGAAGCTGAGCTATTTGTGGAGCTTGAACCACGCTTCCCTTGTTCGTCTCCCTTTGTTTGAGAAACTCTCTGTGCTGTCAGCGCTGCTGGGGCGTTTCCCAGCTCAGGGGAGTGGAGGTGCTGACCAGTAACAAGCTCTATCCCAGTCCCACATCCTGTTTATGTAACAGTTAATTCCCAAACAGGATTTTCTGAGGGGCAGTAAACAGCTGGATGTGGCTCCGAGCCTCTCGCATGCCTTTTGCTCCTCGTCAACTGAATTTGAGGCATTGAGGGATGAAaggaggatggagcagctcccaAAATCTCAGCAGGGCTTTGGCCTCTCCCCCTCCAAAGGGAAAGGCTGGTGATggatcccagcagggccaggctcaTCAGACAAGGACTCCTTGTtcctgccagggcccagctgtgctgctgcacacTCTGACTTCGGTTTTCTCAATAATCTGGTTAAAGTAATTGACATTTTATCTCAGAGCTGTTGGAGCTGCCTGAGTCTATTTAGGAACTGGGGACTTCAGGGCCTGGAAAAATCCTTTAAGGAAGGCACACAGCAAAAATAGAGTGTTCTGAAGAGGGAAGGGGAATCTGTATTtgggctgtgtgtgcacagctcCTGTCTCAGAGACAGATCAGATGGTGCTGGGAAGGATCTGGGGGCTGGAGTGACAAGTGCTGAGCCTGTCCTGAGCACACAGAGCTTCTTGGGACCTCTTGTTTGCTCCCAGGGAAAGCTTCCCACGAGGAGCAGCTGGCACagtgcagaggcagagctgctgctccaccagcagccctggcacgggCACTGCCAAGGCACCTGTGGGAAAGCTGCCCTGCCGTGCTGGCTCGTGCACCTGGAGCCAAGGCACACACCTTCCCAGGCTCCCAGCAtctgctcctgcccctctggGCTCTGGGTTTTGCTGCCAGGCTCAGCTCCATGTGGAGCATCCACAGAGAATCCCAGGCAGAATTCCAGCCTGACCCTCTCGGCTTTTCCTGCACAGGGGTGAGAATGGACCTGGAGGATTCATCGTGCTGAaatgtcccagcaatgccaaggtCTGCACCTTCATCTGGATCCTCAACACAGATCTGAAGGTAAAAGGCAGCTCCTGAGTGAGGCAGctgagccccatccccagcacagcccaaggctCTGCTCCAGCATCCCAGCAGCCACACAAGGGGCCCCTGAAGGGACTCAGGTTTGGCAAGTGAGGGGTTAAACTGCTCCAAAATCCCCCTCCTTTCCCTCAGTGGGAGTTTGGGAAGCTCTTCCTTATTTCAGGTCTCTCTCAGGGGTTTCAGTTCTGAGTGCAGGACTGGGGCAGAGGAATTTTTAATCCTCCTCAGTGACCAAACCCACTTTGAAGCATGGCAAGTTTAGTGCTGGGGACGCTCCAGAGGGGCAATTCCCTGCTCCATAACCCCCTGACAGGACCACAACCCTCTGCTCCAGCATCCCAGCAGCCACACAAGTGCCCCCTTAGCAAGCCCTTCCCTCAAGAGACTCAGGTTTGGCAAGTGAGGGGTTCAACTCCTTCAAAATCCCCCTCAGTGGGAAGAGTTTGGGAAGCTCTTCCTTATTTCAGGTCTCACTTTGGGGTTTCACCTTTGAGTGCAGCACTGGGTGAGAGGAGTTTTTAATCCTTTTTAGTGACCAAATCCACTTTGAGTCAACTTTTGTGCCGGAGGCGGGGGGGGCAATTCCCTGCTCCAGAACCCCCTGGCACGACCACAACCCCTCAAAATCCTCCCTCACCGTGGGCAAAACGAGCTGCCCCAGCTCCGGAGCTGTTTGTGGAGCTGCCTGTCACGGAGGGAACGGGACGGGGCGGGAACAACGGGAGCTGAGCTGGCCCCCGTTCCTTCCTCCACCGAAGGTTGGCGTGGTAACAGCGCTGCCGCAGCAGCACAAAGGCTCCattcattcatccatccatccatccatccctcggctgtgctgctgcagcgctgctgccccctcctctcccctcccctcccctcccacggccccttcccctccccctgagCGCTTCGGGGAAAAGCTTTGGGAAGCTCCAAGAGCAGATCGTGCCCACCCTGTGGTGCCCAGGGGATGTTTGATGTTTTCCTCCCCCCAGGGATGTTTTCCTCCCCTGGATCCGGTGCCCAGCACGGTTTTGGGTCAGGGGGATGGATAACAAGCCCCCCTCCCCATGATGGGGCTGGGGAAGAAAAGAGTTTCCTTGTCCTTGTGCTTGTGCCGGCACCGCCTCCGCCGTGGAAGGAATGCCGAGCTATTAATAACCCCCAAGTGCTCCCAGCGCCTTCCCcaggggctctgccagccctgccagaccCCTCGGCAGCTCCTGGCTCTTGCCTTCGGCCCTGGGCGAGTATTTATAGCCCGTGGTTCATCCCTTCCTGCTCCTCGGGGCAGGGAGCATCCCACACGTGTGTGCGTTTGTGTGAAACGGACCCTGGAACAGCGGCCTCGCACTTCTCCTGCCCCTGATCCGAGGGAAACCCCCTCTCCAGAGGGAAAACCCCCCCTCCAGAGGGAAAACCCCCCCTCCAGAGGGAAAACTCCCTCTCCAGAGGGAAAACTCCCTCTCCAGAGGGAAAACCCCCTCTCCAGAGGGAAAACCCCCTCTCCACAGGGAAAACCCCCCCTCCAGAGGGAAAACTCCCTCTCCAGAGGGAAAACCCCCTCTCCAGAGGGAAAACCCCCCCTCCAGAGGGAAAACTCCCCCTCCAGGAAAAGATCTGTGCTGGAGCACCCCAATCCCATGTCCTGTGCCTGCCTGACCCTCTACATCGTTCTCCactcatccctccctgcccctggagcattcccagccctgcctcagcTCCCTCCAGAGCCAaggattattatttttattttatttttttttttttttttgtggatctcCCACCTCGGAGCCGAGGCcgaggcgggggggggggggtgagtcGTGCAGGGCTTTTTTAGAGGAATCCG includes these proteins:
- the STARD3 gene encoding stAR-related lipid transfer protein 3, which translates into the protein MSKPPELQHDLERSLPAIASISSSLSQSQGFSPYFLSPEKRKAISDVRRTFCLFVTFDLLFISLLWIIELNTKVGIKENLKDEIINYKFKTSFFDIFLLALFRFLVLLLGYAVLRLRHWWVIAVTTLVSSAFLIVKVILSELLTKGAFGYLLPIVSFVIAWLETWFLDFKVLTQEAEEERWFLAAQAAASRPLLYPRALSEGQFYSPPESFAGSDNESDEEGVGRKALTTQEKEYVRQGKEAMEVVDQILAQEENWKFEKNNDFGDVVYTFEIPFHGKTFILKAFLQCSPEMVYQEVILQPEKMILWNRTVAACQILQRVEDNTIVSYDVAAGAAGGVVSPRDFVNVRRIERRRDRYVSSGMSTTHSLKPPLSKYVRGENGPGGFIVLKCPSNAKVCTFIWILNTDLKGRLPRYLIHQSLAATMFEFAFHLRQRVAELCSKP